In Halopseudomonas xinjiangensis, a single genomic region encodes these proteins:
- a CDS encoding ABC transporter ATP-binding protein has translation MSAISIKQVWQEYGDQVVLENLDLEVASGEFITMVGASGCGKSTFLRLLLGQETPSRGQLLIDGKPLPPEPGPDRGVVFQRYSVFPHLTVLGNVMLGMELQQAPLIGRLFGSAKREAREKAVAILEKVGLGNSLDKYPHALSGGMQQRLAIAQALVKTPRILLLDEPFGALDPGIRKDMHDLLLELWKQTGLTVFMVTHDLSEGFTLGTRLLVFDKTRIDPQAPGAYGARITYDIPLNSDRKAARDAVSALPERITGGQLPDDTHQGARP, from the coding sequence ATGTCCGCCATTTCCATCAAGCAAGTCTGGCAGGAGTACGGCGATCAGGTCGTGCTGGAAAATCTGGATCTGGAAGTCGCCAGCGGCGAATTCATCACCATGGTCGGTGCTTCGGGGTGTGGCAAGTCGACCTTCCTGCGCCTGCTGCTCGGCCAGGAAACGCCCAGCAGAGGTCAACTGCTCATCGATGGCAAGCCGCTGCCGCCGGAGCCGGGCCCGGATCGCGGCGTGGTATTCCAGCGCTACTCGGTCTTTCCACATCTGACCGTGCTGGGCAACGTCATGCTGGGCATGGAGCTGCAGCAGGCACCGCTGATTGGCCGACTCTTCGGCAGCGCCAAGCGCGAAGCGCGCGAGAAGGCGGTGGCCATCCTGGAAAAGGTTGGCCTGGGCAATTCGCTCGACAAATACCCGCACGCCCTTTCGGGCGGCATGCAGCAGCGCCTGGCGATTGCCCAGGCACTGGTCAAGACGCCACGCATCCTGCTGCTGGACGAGCCATTCGGCGCGCTCGACCCAGGCATCCGCAAGGACATGCACGATTTGCTGCTGGAATTGTGGAAACAAACCGGGCTGACCGTGTTCATGGTGACGCACGATCTGTCCGAAGGCTTCACCCTCGGAACGCGCCTGCTGGTGTTCGACAAGACCCGTATCGATCCGCAAGCACCCGGCGCCTACGGTGCGCGCATTACTTATGACATACCCCTAAACAGCGACCGGAAGGCCGCGCGTGACGCCGTCAGCGCCCTGCCCGAACGCATTACCGGCGGTCAGCTGCCGGACGACACCCATCAAGGAGCCCGCCCATGA
- a CDS encoding ABC transporter permease, protein MPRLMNREPSRPLRLGLILLPFALLLMFYLFSSQARLAENPDDKLLPSFTQMAEAVDRMAFTEDRRTGAYLWWEDTASSLKRLGTGLGISALVSLVLGMAMLIPLLRTPLSPLTTVLSMIPPLAILPILFIVLGLGELSKVMLIVIGITPVLIRDMEQRVKEIPAELLVKAQTLGANTWQVLIRVVLPQLFPRLLQGLALALGPAWLFLIAAEAIASTDGLGYRIFLVRRYLAMDVILPYVAWITLLAFIMDRLLKGTTRVLFPWFEPKGAH, encoded by the coding sequence ATGCCCCGCCTCATGAACCGGGAACCCAGCCGCCCGCTGCGCCTCGGGCTGATACTTCTCCCCTTCGCTCTGTTGCTGATGTTCTATCTGTTCAGTTCCCAGGCGCGTCTGGCAGAAAACCCTGATGACAAGTTGCTGCCCAGCTTCACCCAGATGGCTGAGGCCGTGGACCGCATGGCCTTTACCGAGGATCGACGCACCGGCGCTTATCTATGGTGGGAGGACACCGCTTCCAGCCTCAAACGTCTGGGGACCGGCCTGGGCATCTCCGCTCTGGTCAGCCTGGTCCTCGGGATGGCCATGCTCATTCCATTGTTACGCACGCCTCTGTCTCCGCTGACAACGGTGCTATCGATGATTCCACCGCTAGCGATCCTGCCGATCCTGTTCATCGTGCTCGGGCTGGGCGAGCTATCCAAGGTGATGTTGATCGTCATCGGTATCACGCCGGTGTTGATTCGCGACATGGAGCAGCGCGTCAAGGAGATCCCGGCAGAGCTGTTGGTCAAGGCGCAGACCCTGGGCGCCAATACATGGCAGGTACTGATCCGCGTCGTGTTGCCGCAGCTCTTTCCGCGTTTGCTGCAGGGGCTGGCACTCGCTCTCGGCCCGGCCTGGCTGTTTCTGATTGCCGCCGAGGCGATCGCGTCGACCGACGGCCTGGGATATCGCATCTTCCTGGTGCGCCGTTACCTGGCAATGGATGTGATCTTGCCGTATGTCGCCTGGATCACGTTGCTCGCTTTCATCATGGACCGCCTGCTGAAGGGAACCACACGCGTGCTGTTCCCCTGGTTCGAACCCAAGGGAGCCCACTGA
- the mraZ gene encoding division/cell wall cluster transcriptional repressor MraZ — protein MFRGTNAISLDAKGRLAMPSRYRDRLVGACEGQLVATIALEEKCLWIYPLPEWEKVEQQLAAAPNMNQQVKRLQRLLIGNANDIELDGNGRFVVPPLLRDHAGLDKKVMLVGQLNKFELWSEDAWLAQTDAYLEQQGIGELPVELQSLSL, from the coding sequence GTGTTCCGAGGAACCAACGCCATCAGTCTTGACGCCAAAGGGCGGCTTGCGATGCCATCACGGTATCGCGACCGGCTCGTGGGCGCCTGCGAAGGTCAGTTGGTGGCAACGATCGCCCTGGAAGAGAAGTGTCTGTGGATCTACCCCCTGCCTGAATGGGAAAAGGTCGAGCAGCAGCTCGCCGCCGCCCCCAACATGAATCAGCAGGTCAAGCGCCTGCAGCGTCTGCTCATCGGCAACGCCAATGATATCGAACTCGACGGTAATGGCCGCTTCGTTGTGCCGCCATTGCTACGCGATCACGCAGGTCTGGACAAAAAAGTCATGCTGGTCGGACAGCTGAACAAGTTCGAACTGTGGAGTGAAGACGCGTGGCTGGCTCAGACCGACGCTTATCTTGAACAGCAGGGCATCGGCGAGCTGCCGGTGGAACTGCAGTCATTGAGTCTATGA
- the rsmH gene encoding 16S rRNA (cytosine(1402)-N(4))-methyltransferase RsmH — protein MIMQPTLQHISVLLNEALVGLDVRPDGLYVDGTFGRGGHSRAILDKLGESGRLIAFDKDPEAIRVGDQLAAEDGRFVVVRRSFADMAEELRQRGESGTVDGVLLDLGVSSPQLDDPERGFSFLNDGPLDMRMDPTQGQSAAQWINSASEADIATVLFEYGEERFSRRMAKAIVMRRAEQPFTRTADLAEVIKQANPAWEKHKHPATRAFQGIRIFINRELDDLSLGLKAALEVLAPGGRLVVISFHSLEDRLVKQFMRLEAKGAPIPRGLPIRESDISVSVNLVGKAIKPSADEVSANSRSRSAVLRIAEKR, from the coding sequence ATGATCATGCAGCCGACCCTCCAACACATCAGCGTGCTGCTCAATGAAGCCCTTGTCGGGCTCGATGTTCGTCCGGACGGACTTTATGTCGATGGCACCTTCGGTCGCGGAGGGCATAGCAGAGCGATTCTCGACAAGCTTGGGGAGAGCGGCCGGCTGATTGCCTTCGACAAGGACCCGGAGGCGATTCGGGTCGGAGACCAGCTGGCGGCCGAAGACGGCCGCTTTGTCGTTGTACGCCGTTCGTTTGCCGATATGGCGGAAGAGCTTCGCCAGCGAGGCGAAAGCGGCACGGTAGACGGCGTGCTGCTCGATCTCGGTGTTTCGTCCCCGCAGCTTGACGATCCCGAGCGCGGCTTCAGCTTCCTCAACGACGGTCCGCTGGACATGCGCATGGACCCGACTCAGGGTCAGAGCGCAGCTCAGTGGATCAACTCGGCGAGTGAAGCCGACATCGCTACCGTGCTCTTCGAATACGGTGAAGAGCGTTTTTCGCGTCGTATGGCCAAGGCCATCGTGATGCGTCGTGCCGAGCAGCCGTTCACCCGAACCGCTGATCTGGCGGAAGTGATCAAACAGGCCAATCCGGCCTGGGAAAAACACAAGCATCCGGCCACGCGGGCCTTTCAGGGCATTCGCATCTTCATCAATCGCGAGCTGGATGACTTGTCGCTGGGCCTGAAGGCCGCGCTCGAAGTGCTCGCTCCAGGCGGGCGTCTGGTGGTGATCAGCTTTCATTCGCTGGAAGACCGGCTGGTCAAGCAGTTCATGCGGCTCGAAGCCAAGGGTGCGCCGATACCGCGCGGCCTGCCGATCCGCGAGAGCGACATTTCAGTCAGCGTCAATCTTGTCGGCAAGGCGATCAAGCCGTCTGCCGACGAAGTGTCTGCCAACTCTCGGTCTCGTAGCGCCGTGCTGCGCATTGCGGAGAAACGTTGA
- the ftsL gene encoding cell division protein FtsL → MDTPDKKPVRLGLPRSSGWLLCVWVLVVASALAVPYSAHWSRMLLNELAAEMTVREKAQAEWGRLVLEQSTWTAHSRVEAIATTQLKMRVPEAAEVILVKP, encoded by the coding sequence ATGGACACGCCGGATAAGAAGCCCGTCCGTCTTGGTCTGCCGCGCAGCAGCGGTTGGCTGTTGTGCGTCTGGGTGCTGGTCGTGGCCTCTGCGCTTGCCGTGCCTTACAGCGCTCATTGGAGCCGGATGTTGCTCAACGAACTGGCGGCAGAAATGACGGTGCGCGAAAAGGCGCAGGCGGAATGGGGTCGGCTGGTACTCGAACAGAGCACCTGGACTGCGCACAGTCGCGTCGAGGCAATCGCCACGACGCAACTGAAAATGCGCGTTCCGGAAGCTGCTGAAGTCATTCTGGTGAAGCCATGA
- a CDS encoding peptidoglycan D,D-transpeptidase FtsI family protein, translated as MISIKPNGSLYPWRFRLVIALLGLFCVAIGYRIVELHVLDEGFLKDQGDKRSVRHVTIPAHRGQITDRHGEPLAVSTPVVTLWANPTQLLGHEERWAELAKALGADPKTFRERLKANADKEFIYLRRRMTPQDGEAVMALKVPGVYSIEEYRRFYPAGEVAAHLVGFTNVDEAGQEGLELAYDQWLQGVPGKRQVLQDRRGRLIKDVQVVSNARPGNELRLSVDLRLQYIAHRELRDALKNFGAKAGSVVLVDVRSGEVLAMANHPSYNPNNRANLKPDMMRNRALIDVFEPGSPIKTFTVAAALMSGRYQPNTVMDTRPGSMRVATMTVRDIHNYGVLDVTGVIVKSSNVGVAKMTLDIGAEPLYNLLQQLGLGEYTGLGFPGESVGRLPSRRKWPQVETATLSYGYGLSVTATQLAQAYAALGNGGRRVPLSLLKVDQAPAGEQVIPSEVSQQILDMLRATVDGQGGTGSRARVPGYQVGGKTGTVHKTLASGGYAKDRYRSVFAGIAPISNPRFAAVVVIDEPSKGQYYGGLVAAPVFGEVMSGALRLLNVTPDDLPALQQVELPPLEKEGSRG; from the coding sequence ATGATCAGTATCAAGCCCAACGGCAGCCTATATCCCTGGCGCTTCCGTCTGGTCATAGCTCTACTCGGTCTGTTCTGTGTAGCCATCGGGTATCGCATCGTCGAGCTGCATGTACTCGATGAAGGCTTTCTCAAGGATCAGGGCGACAAGCGCAGCGTGCGGCACGTGACCATTCCGGCGCACCGCGGACAGATCACCGATCGGCATGGCGAGCCCCTAGCGGTGAGCACGCCGGTCGTCACGTTGTGGGCGAACCCCACGCAGCTGCTCGGTCATGAGGAGCGGTGGGCCGAACTGGCCAAAGCACTGGGGGCCGACCCCAAGACCTTCCGCGAGCGGCTCAAGGCCAATGCCGACAAGGAATTCATTTATCTGCGCCGGCGCATGACCCCACAGGACGGCGAGGCGGTCATGGCGCTCAAGGTGCCAGGGGTTTACAGCATCGAGGAATATCGCCGGTTCTATCCAGCGGGTGAAGTGGCTGCGCATCTGGTCGGTTTCACCAATGTCGACGAAGCCGGTCAGGAAGGTCTGGAGCTGGCCTATGATCAGTGGCTGCAGGGCGTACCCGGCAAGCGGCAGGTGCTACAGGACCGTCGCGGACGTCTCATCAAGGACGTCCAGGTTGTCAGCAACGCCCGCCCGGGCAATGAGCTAAGACTGTCCGTTGACCTTCGCCTTCAATACATAGCGCACCGCGAGCTGCGCGATGCGCTGAAGAATTTCGGCGCCAAAGCCGGTTCCGTCGTTCTAGTCGACGTGCGTAGCGGAGAAGTGCTGGCCATGGCCAACCATCCTTCGTACAACCCGAACAATCGCGCCAATCTCAAGCCGGACATGATGCGCAACCGCGCGTTGATCGATGTGTTCGAACCCGGTTCGCCAATCAAGACGTTCACTGTGGCTGCAGCGCTGATGTCCGGGCGTTATCAGCCCAACACTGTTATGGATACCCGCCCCGGCAGCATGCGGGTGGCGACCATGACTGTGCGTGACATTCACAACTACGGCGTACTCGACGTGACCGGAGTAATCGTCAAGTCGAGCAACGTCGGCGTGGCCAAGATGACGCTGGATATCGGTGCCGAGCCGCTCTACAACCTGTTACAGCAGCTTGGCCTGGGCGAGTACACCGGCCTCGGCTTCCCCGGTGAGAGCGTCGGACGCCTGCCCAGTCGGCGCAAGTGGCCGCAGGTGGAAACCGCCACACTGTCCTACGGCTATGGTCTGTCGGTCACTGCAACACAGCTGGCGCAGGCTTACGCCGCGCTGGGCAACGGCGGGCGGCGCGTGCCGCTTTCGCTGCTGAAGGTCGATCAGGCGCCGGCAGGCGAGCAGGTCATCCCCAGCGAGGTCAGCCAGCAGATCCTCGATATGCTTCGCGCGACCGTTGATGGTCAGGGCGGTACCGGTTCGCGCGCTCGCGTACCGGGCTATCAGGTCGGCGGCAAGACTGGCACCGTGCACAAGACGCTTGCCTCGGGTGGCTATGCCAAGGACCGCTATCGCTCAGTTTTCGCCGGCATCGCGCCGATCAGCAATCCGCGTTTCGCCGCAGTAGTGGTGATCGACGAGCCGAGCAAGGGGCAGTATTACGGCGGCCTGGTCGCCGCACCGGTATTCGGTGAGGTCATGTCCGGCGCGCTGCGTCTGCTCAACGTGACCCCTGATGACCTGCCCGCACTGCAGCAGGTCGAGCTGCCTCCGTTGGAAAAGGAGGGCTCGCGCGGATGA
- a CDS encoding UDP-N-acetylmuramoyl-L-alanyl-D-glutamate--2,6-diaminopimelate ligase, translated as MRLSELFPDWQGSDVAISSIEIDSRRVAEGCLFLAVPGLRQDGRDYIKQAIDAGASAIAYEAGDGHEPVDIAVPCIPVTALADKLSTLAGQFYGNPSQKLGLIGVTGTNGKTSVSQMLAQVLDVLGKPCGIIGTLGSGMFGRLNEHGMTTPDALRVQEQLARLQAKGAAWVAMEVSSHALDQGRVAAVDFDIGVFTNLSRDHLDYHGDMQRYGAAKARLFAMPLRTAVINLDDAFGRELASACGMPVIGYSIADAQATLHCSDAAFDSTGIHAAVHFGNEQAQLDSPLLGTFNLSNLLAVIGCLLALEVPLAQAVSLTQQVMPPAGRMQRLGGGVAPLVVVDYAHTPDALQNALAAVRAHVHGRLTCVFGCGGDRDAGKRPLMAQAAEQGADAVVVTDDNPRSEASDRIIEHIMQGFEQPQHVRIMPARAEAIRETIAAATAGDVILLAGKGHETYQEINGVRYPFNDLDQARQALAGWEVSHA; from the coding sequence ATGAGACTTTCCGAACTGTTTCCAGACTGGCAGGGCAGCGACGTGGCGATCTCGAGCATCGAAATCGACAGCCGCCGCGTGGCTGAGGGCTGCCTGTTTCTCGCCGTGCCGGGCCTGCGCCAGGATGGTCGTGACTATATAAAGCAGGCAATTGACGCCGGCGCCTCGGCAATTGCCTATGAAGCTGGCGATGGCCACGAGCCAGTCGATATCGCCGTTCCCTGCATTCCGGTGACGGCACTGGCAGACAAGCTTTCAACGCTCGCCGGCCAGTTCTACGGCAATCCTTCGCAAAAGCTGGGGTTGATCGGCGTAACCGGAACCAACGGCAAGACCAGCGTATCGCAGATGCTGGCGCAGGTTCTGGACGTGCTCGGCAAGCCATGCGGAATCATCGGCACATTGGGTAGTGGCATGTTCGGCAGGCTGAACGAGCATGGCATGACCACGCCTGACGCGTTGCGGGTTCAGGAGCAGCTTGCCCGGCTGCAGGCCAAAGGCGCGGCCTGGGTAGCGATGGAGGTGTCGTCGCATGCGCTGGATCAAGGCCGGGTCGCTGCGGTCGACTTTGATATCGGCGTATTCACCAATCTCAGTCGCGATCACCTGGATTACCACGGTGATATGCAGCGCTATGGCGCAGCCAAGGCGCGGCTATTCGCCATGCCGCTACGTACGGCAGTGATCAATCTGGACGACGCATTTGGCCGCGAGCTGGCGTCAGCCTGTGGCATGCCGGTGATCGGCTACAGCATTGCAGACGCGCAGGCCACGCTGCATTGCAGCGACGCCGCCTTCGACAGCACCGGCATCCATGCAGCTGTTCACTTCGGTAATGAGCAGGCGCAGCTCGATAGCCCGCTGCTGGGCACGTTCAACCTGAGCAACCTGCTCGCCGTGATTGGTTGCCTGCTGGCGCTCGAGGTGCCGCTGGCGCAAGCCGTTTCACTGACGCAGCAGGTCATGCCGCCAGCTGGGCGCATGCAGCGTCTGGGAGGCGGTGTCGCTCCGCTGGTGGTGGTTGACTACGCACATACTCCGGACGCCCTGCAAAACGCGCTGGCGGCAGTGCGCGCCCACGTTCACGGCAGGCTCACCTGTGTATTCGGCTGTGGCGGGGATCGCGACGCCGGTAAGCGGCCTCTGATGGCGCAAGCCGCGGAGCAGGGCGCTGACGCTGTGGTCGTCACCGATGACAATCCGCGCAGCGAAGCCTCAGACCGCATCATCGAACACATCATGCAAGGCTTCGAGCAGCCACAGCATGTGCGAATCATGCCCGCTCGCGCCGAGGCTATCCGCGAAACCATTGCTGCGGCAACCGCTGGCGATGTGATCCTGCTCGCCGGCAAAGGACACGAAACTTACCAGGAGATCAACGGCGTGCGTTATCCGTTCAACGACCTGGACCAGGCCCGGCAAGCACTCGCCGGATGGGAGGTTAGCCATGCTTGA
- a CDS encoding UDP-N-acetylmuramoyl-tripeptide--D-alanyl-D-alanine ligase — protein sequence MLEAKRLSDMVKALSASLHGDDARFDHVCIDSREARTGSLFVALQGSRVNGHDFVGKARERGAVAALVEYLVDDPLPQLLVHDAQLALGQLGALARDDFSGPLVAITGSSGKTSVKEMLAAILREEGPVLATRGNLNNELGVPLTLLELSVEHKFAVIEMGAAGIGDIAYSMRLARPHVSVLTNAGTAHVGRFGGPEQVARAKSEIYTGLDADGQAVINLDSPWFEQWYQLLGKRKSFAFSLQNPTAELRAESVELDRRGCPGFALVTPKGSITVQLNLLGKHNIANALAAAGAALALDVDLEMIRRGLAKVMPVPGRAQSLPGKDGALIIDDSYNANPGSVKAAIDLLAAFEGKRILVLGDMGELGQWEEESHREVGDYASEQGLDGLYAVGRLSALAVESFGEGARLFASKAELTAALLDQLSSDVRVLVKGSRSAGMEQVVAGLTEHNDNHNDDKAH from the coding sequence ATGCTTGAAGCCAAGCGCCTGAGCGATATGGTCAAAGCACTGAGCGCCAGCCTGCATGGCGATGATGCTCGTTTCGACCACGTCTGCATCGATTCGCGTGAAGCGCGGACGGGCTCGCTGTTCGTTGCGCTGCAGGGCAGCCGTGTGAACGGTCACGACTTCGTCGGCAAGGCCCGCGAGCGCGGCGCCGTCGCTGCGCTGGTCGAATATCTGGTTGATGATCCACTGCCACAACTGCTGGTGCACGACGCCCAACTGGCGTTGGGGCAGCTGGGCGCGCTGGCGCGAGACGATTTTTCCGGCCCGCTGGTCGCCATCACTGGTTCCAGCGGGAAGACCAGCGTCAAGGAAATGCTGGCGGCGATTCTTCGCGAAGAAGGGCCTGTGCTCGCCACCCGCGGCAACTTGAACAACGAACTCGGCGTTCCGCTGACCCTGCTCGAACTCTCCGTCGAGCATAAGTTCGCAGTGATCGAAATGGGCGCAGCGGGCATTGGCGACATCGCCTACAGCATGCGCCTGGCACGTCCGCATGTCAGTGTTCTGACCAACGCCGGCACTGCCCACGTCGGCCGCTTCGGCGGTCCAGAGCAGGTGGCGCGTGCCAAGAGCGAGATCTACACCGGGCTCGACGCCGATGGCCAGGCGGTGATCAACCTCGATAGCCCGTGGTTCGAGCAGTGGTATCAGCTGCTGGGCAAACGCAAGAGTTTCGCCTTCAGCCTGCAAAACCCAACCGCCGAGTTGCGCGCCGAGTCGGTCGAGCTCGACCGACGCGGTTGCCCGGGCTTCGCGCTGGTGACGCCGAAAGGCTCGATCACCGTACAGCTCAACCTGCTTGGCAAGCACAACATTGCCAATGCTCTGGCTGCTGCAGGCGCCGCGCTGGCGCTGGATGTCGATCTCGAAATGATCCGCCGTGGCCTGGCCAAGGTGATGCCGGTGCCAGGTCGCGCCCAGAGCCTGCCGGGCAAGGATGGCGCGTTGATCATCGATGACAGCTATAACGCCAACCCTGGTTCGGTGAAGGCTGCAATCGATCTGCTCGCAGCCTTCGAAGGCAAGCGAATCCTGGTGCTCGGTGATATGGGCGAGCTGGGCCAGTGGGAAGAGGAAAGCCACCGCGAGGTGGGCGACTACGCGAGCGAGCAAGGGCTCGACGGGCTGTACGCGGTCGGCAGGCTCTCGGCCCTGGCCGTGGAGAGCTTTGGCGAAGGTGCCCGGCTGTTTGCCAGCAAGGCCGAGCTGACAGCCGCGCTGCTGGATCAGCTCTCCTCGGACGTGCGCGTACTGGTCAAGGGATCACGCAGTGCCGGAATGGAACAAGTCGTCGCCGGGCTGACCGAACACAACGATAACCATAACGACGACAAGGCTCATTGA
- the mraY gene encoding phospho-N-acetylmuramoyl-pentapeptide-transferase → MLLLLAQYLQQFHTGFSVFQYLTLRGILGVLTALGIALFMGPQMIRALVFRQIGQSVRNDGPQSHLSKAGTPTMGGALILIAIAVSTLLWADLTNLYVWVVLGVTLSFGAIGWVDDYRKVIEKNSRGLPSRWKYFWQSVFGLTVAVILYFTAQTPIETTLIVPFFKDVTIQLGLFYIVLTYFVIVGSSNAVNLTDGLDGLAIMPTVMVGGALGIFAYLSGNVRFADYLLIPYVLGSGELIIFCGALLGAGLGFLWFNTYPAQVFMGDVGALALGAALGTIAVIVRQEIVLFIMGGIFVVETLSVIVQVASFKLTGRRVFRMAPIHHHFELKGWPEPRVIVRFWIITVVLVLIGLATLKLR, encoded by the coding sequence ATGCTCCTGTTACTAGCTCAATACCTTCAGCAGTTTCATACCGGGTTCTCGGTATTTCAGTACCTGACCCTGCGCGGCATTCTCGGTGTGCTGACCGCACTGGGCATCGCTCTGTTCATGGGCCCGCAGATGATTCGTGCGCTGGTGTTTCGGCAGATCGGCCAATCCGTGCGCAACGATGGTCCGCAGAGTCACCTGTCCAAGGCCGGTACGCCGACCATGGGCGGAGCACTGATCCTCATCGCGATTGCAGTGAGCACGTTACTTTGGGCCGATCTGACCAATCTGTATGTCTGGGTAGTATTGGGCGTCACGCTGTCGTTCGGTGCGATCGGCTGGGTCGACGACTACCGCAAGGTCATCGAAAAGAACTCGCGCGGACTGCCGTCGCGCTGGAAGTATTTCTGGCAGTCGGTGTTCGGCCTGACCGTCGCGGTCATTCTCTATTTCACCGCACAGACCCCGATCGAAACCACGCTGATCGTGCCGTTCTTCAAGGATGTGACGATTCAGCTGGGGCTGTTCTACATCGTGCTGACCTACTTCGTGATTGTCGGCTCGAGCAATGCGGTCAACCTGACTGATGGCCTCGACGGGCTGGCGATCATGCCTACGGTCATGGTGGGTGGTGCGCTGGGCATCTTCGCGTATCTCTCGGGCAACGTGCGCTTCGCCGACTACCTGCTGATCCCCTACGTACTAGGGTCCGGCGAACTGATCATCTTCTGTGGCGCGTTGCTCGGCGCGGGCCTGGGTTTTCTCTGGTTCAACACGTATCCGGCTCAGGTGTTCATGGGCGACGTCGGTGCACTGGCCCTCGGCGCTGCGCTGGGCACCATCGCGGTGATCGTTCGGCAGGAAATCGTGCTGTTCATCATGGGCGGCATTTTCGTCGTCGAGACACTGTCGGTCATCGTCCAGGTTGCCTCGTTCAAGCTGACCGGGCGCCGCGTTTTCCGTATGGCACCGATTCACCACCATTTCGAATTGAAGGGCTGGCCTGAGCCACGCGTAATTGTGCGTTTCTGGATTATCACCGTGGTACTGGTGCTGATCGGCCTTGCCACCCTGAAGCTGCGTTGA
- the murD gene encoding UDP-N-acetylmuramoyl-L-alanine--D-glutamate ligase, which translates to MSLITTDKKRIIVGLGSTGLSVARFLAGRGIPFAVADTRQTPPGLDQLKRFAPMADLYLGELDADLLSSAGELIVSPGIALATPALQQAKAAGVSIIGDIQLFAREAKAPIIAITGSNAKSTVTTLVGEMARAAGKRVGVGGNLGTPALDLLEENADLYVLELSSFQLETTERLNAAVATVLNISEDHMDRYANLGAYHQAKHRIFRGARSVVINRDDPLSRPLVADELPRWTFGLSRPDFHGFGLLTEAGIISLAYEFDAIMPVAELKIRGAHNQSNALAALALGQAAGLPMPAMLEALRNFAGLAHRCQWVGQRAGVDYYDDSKATNVGAALAAIEGLGADIQGQLVLIAGGDGKGADFAPLRTPVSRHCRAVVLLGRDAPVLEQTLSGASQLIRVDTLEQAVETAAEQARPGDAVLLSPACASLDMFKNFEERGRLFAAAVQRMPQ; encoded by the coding sequence GTGTCACTGATTACCACGGACAAGAAGCGGATCATCGTCGGGCTCGGTAGCACCGGGCTCTCGGTCGCCCGTTTTCTGGCGGGCCGTGGGATTCCCTTTGCCGTCGCCGATACCCGCCAGACGCCGCCCGGGCTGGATCAGCTCAAGCGCTTTGCGCCTATGGCCGACCTGTATCTGGGTGAACTGGACGCCGACCTGCTATCCAGCGCTGGCGAACTGATCGTCAGTCCGGGTATCGCGCTGGCCACGCCTGCGCTGCAGCAGGCGAAGGCCGCCGGCGTCAGCATCATCGGGGACATACAGCTGTTCGCCCGCGAGGCGAAAGCTCCGATCATTGCGATCACCGGGTCGAACGCAAAAAGCACGGTAACGACGCTGGTCGGCGAGATGGCTCGGGCAGCCGGAAAGCGCGTTGGTGTTGGTGGCAATCTCGGCACGCCGGCACTCGATCTGCTTGAAGAGAACGCCGACCTATATGTGCTCGAGCTTTCCAGCTTCCAGCTGGAAACCACCGAGCGGCTGAACGCCGCGGTCGCTACCGTGCTGAATATCAGCGAAGACCACATGGACCGTTACGCCAACCTGGGCGCTTATCACCAGGCCAAGCACCGGATTTTCCGTGGCGCGCGCAGCGTCGTAATCAACCGTGACGATCCGCTATCGCGCCCGCTGGTTGCCGACGAGTTGCCGCGTTGGACGTTCGGTCTGTCGCGTCCGGATTTCCATGGTTTCGGACTGCTTACCGAGGCGGGCATCATCTCGCTCGCCTACGAATTCGACGCGATCATGCCGGTCGCGGAACTGAAGATTCGTGGCGCGCACAACCAGTCGAATGCTCTGGCGGCTCTCGCGCTGGGCCAGGCCGCCGGTTTGCCTATGCCGGCCATGCTCGAGGCTTTGCGAAACTTCGCAGGTCTTGCCCATCGCTGCCAGTGGGTAGGCCAGCGGGCCGGAGTCGACTACTACGACGACTCCAAGGCAACCAATGTCGGCGCTGCGCTGGCTGCGATCGAAGGGCTGGGCGCCGACATCCAGGGCCAGTTGGTACTGATCGCCGGTGGCGATGGCAAGGGCGCCGATTTCGCGCCCCTGCGCACACCGGTCTCCCGTCATTGCCGTGCCGTGGTGCTGCTGGGTCGTGATGCTCCGGTGCTGGAGCAGACCCTATCCGGGGCAAGCCAACTGATCCGCGTCGACACATTGGAGCAGGCCGTGGAGACGGCTGCTGAACAGGCCCGGCCGGGTGATGCGGTGCTGTTGTCGCCCGCATGCGCAAGCCTGGACATGTTCAAGAATTTCGAAGAGCGCGGCAGGCTCTTTGCAGCAGCCGTGCAGAGGATGCCGCAATGA